A genomic window from Geoalkalibacter sp. includes:
- a CDS encoding TolC family protein, with product MSSTRLTFLVACLFLLTPCLAWPETTRQIDLRTLVRLALEENLDIQAQTYATRSSDAVLRGAYGIYDPRAEVLLAEGRRREKLNLQFTDAFLSDGNYRRYDASLTQKVPTGADLSVSWRNRRDQVNSALRPSIDPAYDSELRFSLAQPLLRDFGRTVTEQGILFAAKNREASVQDLREKAFEVVARVRNTWFEVLQLRQDRDYRRTSVELAQKVFEENRARVDAGVMPPIENLEAEVGLRQRERDLLDAQRAYLDGLDQLALLINAPVPVEPIDVALEQPRVQFDEASGYAAALEKRPDLMRALRQIERLGIERQVARNQTLPRVDVQASYARLSLEEDFGRSVDELTNDELENWEVGVRLTYPLGNREARNQHQRTELLLKSEHARLAQLKDQARRDIRAALRLIDVSAKKIEASRSGRLLAEEKLRTLLKRKEVGLATTRDVLEGEDDLAAARFDESASLADYNKAITDYLLVSGLLLEEEGVRFLAPVSSREDRLLLGVQAQ from the coding sequence ATGTCCTCAACGCGCCTGACGTTTCTTGTTGCCTGCCTGTTCTTGTTAACGCCCTGCCTTGCCTGGCCGGAGACCACGCGCCAGATCGATCTCAGGACCCTGGTGCGTCTGGCCCTGGAGGAAAATCTCGACATTCAGGCCCAGACCTACGCAACGCGCTCCAGCGACGCCGTGCTGCGTGGCGCCTACGGCATCTATGACCCGCGCGCCGAGGTGTTGCTGGCCGAGGGGCGGCGCCGCGAGAAACTCAATCTGCAGTTTACCGACGCCTTTCTTTCGGACGGCAATTACCGCCGCTATGATGCCTCTCTTACGCAAAAGGTGCCCACGGGTGCCGATCTGTCGGTGAGCTGGCGCAATCGGCGCGACCAGGTCAACAGCGCGCTTCGGCCCTCCATCGACCCGGCCTACGACAGTGAATTGCGCTTCAGCCTGGCGCAGCCGCTGCTGCGCGATTTCGGCCGCACCGTCACCGAGCAGGGCATCCTTTTCGCCGCGAAGAACCGGGAAGCCTCCGTGCAGGATCTGCGCGAGAAAGCCTTCGAGGTTGTCGCCCGCGTCCGCAACACCTGGTTCGAGGTGCTGCAGTTGCGCCAGGATCGCGACTATCGCCGCACCTCCGTGGAGCTTGCGCAAAAGGTCTTCGAGGAAAACCGGGCGCGGGTCGATGCCGGCGTCATGCCGCCCATTGAAAATCTCGAAGCCGAGGTCGGGCTGCGCCAGCGCGAGCGCGATCTTCTGGACGCCCAGCGTGCCTATCTTGACGGCCTTGATCAGTTGGCCCTGCTCATCAATGCGCCGGTCCCCGTCGAACCCATCGACGTTGCCCTCGAACAGCCCCGGGTTCAATTCGATGAAGCGAGCGGATATGCCGCGGCCCTGGAAAAACGTCCCGACCTCATGCGCGCGCTGCGCCAGATCGAGCGCCTCGGCATCGAGCGCCAGGTCGCGCGGAATCAGACCTTGCCCCGGGTTGACGTGCAGGCCAGTTACGCCCGTCTATCCCTCGAAGAAGATTTCGGCAGATCGGTTGATGAACTCACCAATGATGAACTGGAAAACTGGGAAGTCGGGGTGCGACTGACCTATCCGCTCGGCAACCGTGAAGCGCGCAATCAGCATCAGCGCACGGAACTGCTCCTCAAAAGCGAGCACGCGCGCCTTGCCCAACTCAAGGACCAGGCGCGTCGCGACATCCGCGCCGCCCTGCGCCTGATCGACGTCAGCGCCAAGAAAATCGAAGCGTCGCGCAGCGGTCGCCTGCTCGCCGAGGAAAAGCTGCGCACCCTGCTCAAGCGCAAGGAAGTCGGGTTGGCCACCACCCGCGACGTGCTCGAAGGCGAGGATGACCTGGCCGCCGCGCGTTTCGACGAATCCGCGTCCCTGGCCGATTACAACAAGGCCATCACCGATTACCTGCTGGTCAGCGGTCTGCTGCTCGAGGAAGAGGGCGTGCGCTTTCTGGCACCGGTGTCGTCGCGCGAGGATCGACTGCTTTTGGGAGTGCAAGCGCAGTGA
- the pheA gene encoding prephenate dehydratase, which produces MAEDKLAPLRQKIDEIDDRILDLLNERAKVVIEVGLAKAGEKKEFYVPSREQAIYRRLSESNPGPFPAEAIKRVYREIISACLSLEEPMKVAFLGPQATFTHVAAMQQFGLSAGLVPLKSISAVFEEVQRGRAHYGVVPVENSNEGIVSHTLDMFMNSDLKVSAEIQLEISHDLLSRSGRLEDVRKVVSHPQALAQCRRWLEENLPEVPLVDVASTALAAQMATEDESAAAIASEMAASFYGLQVVKAKIADNPNNYTRFLVVGRNTPERSGKDKTSIMFSVKDEPGILYRMLEPFSKRQINLSKIESRPLKSKAWEYIFFLDLEGHLADPLVAEAIGELRQHCQFLKVLGSYPKARS; this is translated from the coding sequence ATGGCAGAGGACAAGCTGGCGCCGTTGCGGCAAAAAATCGATGAAATCGACGACCGGATTCTGGATCTGCTCAACGAGCGGGCCAAGGTGGTCATCGAGGTGGGCCTTGCCAAGGCCGGGGAGAAGAAGGAATTCTACGTCCCCAGTCGAGAGCAGGCTATTTATCGGCGCCTGAGCGAGAGCAATCCCGGCCCTTTTCCCGCCGAGGCCATCAAGCGCGTCTATCGTGAAATCATCTCCGCCTGCCTGTCTCTCGAAGAGCCCATGAAAGTGGCGTTTCTCGGTCCCCAGGCGACCTTCACCCACGTCGCCGCCATGCAGCAGTTCGGCCTTTCGGCCGGTTTGGTGCCCCTGAAAAGCATTTCCGCCGTGTTCGAGGAAGTGCAGCGCGGCCGCGCTCATTACGGCGTGGTGCCGGTGGAGAATTCCAACGAGGGCATCGTCTCCCATACCCTCGACATGTTCATGAATTCCGATCTCAAGGTGAGTGCTGAGATCCAGCTGGAGATTTCACACGATCTGCTCTCGCGTAGCGGCCGCCTCGAGGACGTGCGCAAGGTGGTGTCCCATCCCCAGGCCCTGGCCCAGTGCCGGCGCTGGTTGGAAGAGAATCTGCCCGAGGTGCCCCTGGTGGATGTGGCGAGTACCGCTCTGGCCGCGCAGATGGCCACGGAGGACGAGAGCGCGGCGGCGATTGCCAGCGAGATGGCCGCTTCGTTTTACGGGTTGCAGGTGGTCAAGGCGAAGATCGCCGACAACCCCAACAATTACACGCGCTTTCTCGTGGTGGGGCGCAACACGCCCGAGCGCAGCGGCAAGGACAAGACCTCCATCATGTTCAGCGTCAAGGACGAACCGGGGATCCTTTACCGTATGCTCGAGCCCTTCAGCAAGCGCCAGATCAACCTGAGCAAGATCGAGAGCCGGCCTCTCAAGTCCAAGGCCTGGGAATATATATTTTTTCTTGATCTGGAAGGGCATCTGGCCGATCCACTGGTCGCCGAGGCGATCGGTGAACTGCGGCAGCACTGCCAGTTTCTCAAGGTTCTTGGCTCCTATCCCAAAGCGCGCTCCTGA
- a CDS encoding menaquinone biosynthetic enzyme MqnA/MqnD family protein — translation MSLSVGQISYLNCAPFFHHLARTGFQGELIKGVPSALNRMLHEGRIDVCPSSSFEYACHWQDYFLLPHFSISSFGPVQSVLLFSPCAPDKLAGRDIALTGESATSVNLLRVLLWEYFGVKGAHLAVPAQSSVEELIAQGRPALLIGDRALRGARRFQNQCLIYDLGELWQQFTGLPFVFALWILRRDAALRKGEEIAALNRLLEQSLSLAFASLEEMALTVPENAWLEPENICAYWRCMSYRLEQPHIQGLELFFQLCHKHGLIETLPAMEFFTAQPKPAVQGTVFA, via the coding sequence GTGAGCCTCAGCGTCGGACAGATCAGCTACCTCAACTGCGCGCCCTTCTTCCACCATCTGGCGCGCACCGGATTTCAGGGCGAATTGATCAAGGGTGTGCCTTCGGCGCTCAACCGCATGCTGCACGAGGGGCGCATCGATGTCTGTCCCTCCTCGTCCTTCGAGTATGCCTGTCATTGGCAAGATTATTTCCTGCTGCCCCATTTCTCCATCAGTTCCTTCGGTCCCGTTCAGAGCGTGCTTCTGTTCTCGCCCTGCGCTCCGGATAAGCTTGCCGGGCGCGACATTGCCCTGACCGGCGAATCGGCCACCTCCGTCAATCTTTTGCGCGTGCTGCTGTGGGAATATTTCGGGGTCAAAGGCGCTCACTTGGCGGTCCCTGCCCAGAGCTCCGTGGAGGAACTGATTGCCCAGGGTCGGCCAGCGCTGCTCATCGGCGATCGCGCCTTGCGCGGCGCGCGCCGTTTTCAAAATCAGTGTCTGATTTATGACCTGGGCGAGCTCTGGCAGCAATTCACCGGCCTGCCTTTTGTGTTCGCCCTCTGGATTCTGCGGCGCGATGCGGCGCTGCGTAAAGGCGAGGAGATCGCCGCTCTCAATCGTTTATTGGAGCAATCCCTAAGCCTGGCCTTCGCTTCCCTGGAGGAGATGGCCCTGACCGTGCCGGAAAACGCCTGGCTTGAGCCGGAAAACATCTGCGCCTACTGGCGCTGCATGTCCTATCGTCTGGAGCAACCCCACATCCAAGGCCTTGAGCTGTTCTTCCAACTGTGCCACAAGCACGGCTTGATCGAAACCCTTCCCGCCATGGAATTTTTCACCGCTCAACCAAAACCCGCCGTCCAGGGCACCGTTTTTGCTTGA
- a CDS encoding NUDIX hydrolase, with product MPGETLICPQCGAPVKTFRNPFPTVDIIIRVGNRIVLIERKNPPLGWALPGGFVDYGESLEAAAVREAKEETGLDLVNLRQFRAYSNPDRDPRQHNISFVFIAEGQGKLEGGDDAARARLFDLDALPAPLCFDHAVIIRDAFIKRL from the coding sequence ATGCCTGGTGAAACCTTGATCTGCCCGCAATGCGGTGCGCCCGTCAAAACCTTTCGCAACCCCTTCCCCACCGTCGACATCATCATCCGCGTCGGAAACCGGATCGTGCTCATCGAGCGCAAGAACCCGCCCCTGGGTTGGGCGCTGCCCGGCGGCTTCGTCGATTACGGTGAGAGCCTTGAGGCGGCAGCGGTGCGCGAAGCGAAGGAAGAAACGGGGCTGGATCTGGTCAATCTGCGCCAGTTTCGCGCCTACTCCAACCCCGACCGCGATCCGCGCCAGCACAATATCTCGTTTGTGTTCATCGCCGAGGGCCAGGGCAAATTGGAGGGCGGAGACGACGCGGCGCGGGCCAGGCTCTTCGATCTCGATGCCCTGCCCGCGCCGCTGTGTTTTGATCATGCGGTTATTATTAGAGATGCCTTTATAAAACGCCTCTAG
- the cmk gene encoding (d)CMP kinase, giving the protein MNKRPIVAIDGPSGAGKSTISKLLAERLGFAHIDTGAMYRCVALAALRRGIDPGDEAALGALSLALNIEFRRRDGEQRVFLDGEDVSAAIRTPEVSLLTSRVSSVAGVRDNLVELQRRMGERGGVVLEGRDIGTVVFPRAEAKFFLTASARERGRRRYLELRDKGLVVDLETTIAEVEARDAADSSRRHSPLAQARDAVLIDSTGLSIEEVVARMEALVGACRAGREEA; this is encoded by the coding sequence TTGAACAAGCGACCCATCGTTGCCATCGACGGGCCTTCCGGGGCCGGCAAGAGCACCATCAGCAAACTGTTGGCCGAGCGCCTTGGATTTGCCCACATCGATACCGGGGCCATGTACCGTTGCGTGGCGCTCGCGGCGCTGCGGCGCGGCATCGATCCCGGCGATGAAGCGGCCCTGGGTGCCCTGAGCCTGGCACTGAACATTGAATTTCGTCGTCGCGACGGCGAGCAGCGGGTTTTTCTCGACGGCGAGGACGTCAGCGCCGCCATCCGCACACCCGAGGTGAGCCTGCTCACCTCTCGTGTTTCGTCGGTGGCCGGCGTGCGCGACAATCTGGTCGAGCTGCAGCGTCGCATGGGCGAAAGGGGCGGGGTGGTGCTCGAAGGTCGCGATATCGGGACGGTGGTGTTTCCCCGGGCCGAGGCCAAGTTTTTTCTCACCGCTTCGGCGCGCGAACGCGGCCGGAGACGCTACCTCGAACTTCGGGACAAGGGCCTGGTCGTGGATTTGGAAACCACCATCGCCGAAGTGGAGGCGCGCGACGCCGCCGACAGCTCGCGCCGGCACTCCCCTCTGGCGCAGGCGCGCGACGCGGTGCTCATCGATTCGACGGGACTCAGCATCGAAGAGGTCGTCGCACGCATGGAGGCGCTGGTCGGCGCTTGCCGCGCGGGGCGGGAGGAGGCCTGA
- the aroA gene encoding 3-phosphoshikimate 1-carboxyvinyltransferase: MTQSLTVSPSRGLRGEITVPGDKSISHRSIMLGSLAEGTTCVHGFLEGEDNLSTLKAFQAMGVNITRRSDGVLEIEGRGLHGLREPADVLDCGNSGTTMRLMTGLLAAQRFFSVLTGDQYLRKRPMKRVVEPLAAMGARIWGRDGAARAPLAINGAALRGIEYRSAIASAQVKSALLLAGLYAEGETTVHEPHLSRDHSERMLAFFGAEVRSFAGGVTIRPEPRLEGREVRVPGDISSAAFFLVAALITPGSELLVRNVGINPTRSGILDILRSMGGDLQLLDERTLSGEPVADVLVRASALRGVEIGGDLVPRAIDEFPVISVAAALAEGTTLIRDAQELRVKETDRIAAMVGELGSLGARVEALEDGMRIEGVAGLQGARVRSHGDHRIAMSMAVAALRAAAPVTIEDTACTATSFPNFWQLLEQVRA; encoded by the coding sequence ATGACCCAATCCCTGACCGTCAGCCCCTCTCGCGGATTACGCGGTGAAATCACCGTGCCCGGCGACAAATCGATTTCCCACCGCTCCATCATGCTTGGTTCTCTTGCCGAGGGCACCACCTGCGTGCACGGCTTTCTCGAAGGCGAGGACAATCTCTCGACCCTCAAGGCTTTTCAGGCCATGGGCGTGAACATCACCCGCCGCTCCGACGGGGTGCTGGAGATCGAGGGCCGCGGGCTGCATGGCCTGCGCGAGCCCGCCGATGTGCTCGATTGCGGCAATTCGGGCACGACCATGCGTCTGATGACCGGTCTGCTCGCGGCGCAGCGCTTTTTCTCGGTGCTGACCGGCGATCAGTATCTGCGAAAACGTCCCATGAAGCGGGTGGTTGAACCCCTGGCCGCCATGGGAGCGCGCATCTGGGGTCGCGACGGCGCAGCGCGGGCGCCCCTGGCGATCAACGGCGCCGCTTTGCGCGGGATCGAATATCGCTCGGCCATCGCCAGCGCCCAGGTTAAATCGGCTCTGCTCCTGGCCGGTTTGTACGCAGAGGGCGAGACCACCGTCCACGAACCCCATCTGTCGCGCGATCACAGTGAGCGCATGCTGGCGTTTTTCGGCGCCGAGGTGCGTTCCTTCGCCGGCGGCGTGACCATCCGCCCCGAGCCGCGTTTGGAAGGGCGCGAGGTGCGGGTGCCCGGCGACATCTCCTCGGCGGCCTTCTTTCTGGTGGCGGCGCTCATCACGCCGGGCTCGGAGCTGCTGGTGCGCAACGTCGGCATCAATCCGACCCGCAGCGGCATCCTCGATATCCTGCGGAGCATGGGCGGCGATCTGCAACTGCTCGACGAGCGCACGCTCTCCGGAGAGCCGGTGGCCGATGTGCTGGTGCGCGCCAGTGCCTTGCGCGGGGTGGAAATCGGTGGTGATCTGGTGCCGCGGGCCATCGACGAGTTTCCGGTGATCAGCGTCGCGGCGGCTCTGGCCGAAGGAACGACCCTCATCCGCGATGCACAGGAGTTGCGTGTGAAGGAAACCGACCGCATCGCCGCCATGGTCGGCGAACTAGGCAGCCTCGGCGCGCGCGTCGAGGCGCTGGAAGACGGCATGCGCATCGAAGGCGTCGCAGGTTTGCAGGGTGCTCGGGTGCGCTCCCACGGCGATCACCGCATCGCCATGAGCATGGCGGTGGCCGCTCTGCGCGCCGCGGCTCCGGTGACCATCGAGGACACCGCCTGTACCGCCACCTCATTTCCCAATTTCTGGCAACTTCTCGAACAGGTGAGAGCGTAA
- a CDS encoding DUF3466 family protein — MKKRFLGWFVPFFVMAALVMAGCGEIGGGDDPAPGIVPTNNHTIIDPRATSVRAMLDLQVDLGDLVNRPVETWWYTRATAINDAGIVVGQSNMGSIVKAAFAWDPANGSMEFVGIHSATGFIYSEAVGINNNGLILANSTTGVDWPDEQEKRAFLYDFVQKDHQDLHVFRYRNAEGVLVDGGGDFSEAVAINNQNEIILTADFPGGRSGFFWDGSTYDLDGVPIFSQLGRILGQDSEAVAINNKRQAVVNSGSTAVFHDLNINAVESLNYLPGATETRAIAMNDSGHVVGVSGEQGFFWRGGAMYPMGHLGGGTSEPVAINNNDLVAGNSTRSEGMTRAVLWWLGEDGRGRMRDLGTLGGENSFVTGINDAGQVVGYSETGKLYTEGATTVREVRAFLWDNGVMYDLGVHDELYNYPFVKPFPFSEAVAINNKGEIAGNSHAINNHYRGFYLKPVFP, encoded by the coding sequence GTGAAGAAGCGTTTTTTAGGTTGGTTCGTGCCGTTTTTTGTCATGGCGGCGCTGGTGATGGCGGGTTGTGGGGAGATTGGCGGCGGGGATGACCCTGCTCCTGGCATCGTGCCCACCAATAACCATACCATCATAGATCCTCGTGCGACCAGTGTACGCGCCATGCTTGATCTTCAAGTGGACTTAGGCGATCTTGTCAATCGTCCCGTGGAAACCTGGTGGTACACTAGGGCTACTGCCATCAATGATGCCGGCATTGTGGTCGGACAGAGCAATATGGGGAGCATTGTCAAGGCTGCCTTTGCCTGGGACCCTGCAAATGGGTCCATGGAATTTGTGGGCATACATTCAGCCACTGGTTTTATCTATAGCGAAGCGGTCGGAATCAACAATAACGGTTTGATTCTTGCTAATTCGACAACCGGAGTAGATTGGCCGGATGAACAGGAAAAGCGTGCATTTTTGTATGATTTTGTGCAGAAGGATCATCAGGATTTGCATGTTTTTCGGTACCGTAATGCCGAAGGTGTGTTGGTCGATGGCGGCGGCGATTTTTCAGAAGCTGTAGCTATAAATAACCAGAACGAAATTATTCTGACCGCTGACTTTCCAGGTGGACGGAGTGGTTTTTTTTGGGATGGATCAACTTATGATTTAGATGGTGTACCAATTTTTTCACAGCTTGGGAGGATACTTGGCCAAGATAGTGAAGCTGTTGCAATTAACAATAAACGACAAGCTGTTGTGAATTCAGGAAGTACGGCTGTTTTTCACGACCTCAATATTAATGCAGTGGAATCCCTGAACTATCTACCTGGCGCGACCGAAACCAGAGCTATAGCAATGAACGATTCCGGGCATGTAGTTGGTGTGTCTGGCGAGCAAGGTTTCTTCTGGCGCGGTGGCGCAATGTATCCTATGGGGCATCTCGGTGGGGGCACCAGCGAACCGGTTGCCATCAATAACAATGACTTGGTGGCCGGGAATTCAACCCGCTCGGAGGGTATGACCCGCGCCGTTCTCTGGTGGCTGGGCGAGGATGGTCGCGGAAGAATGCGGGATTTGGGCACCCTGGGGGGCGAAAACAGTTTTGTTACCGGCATCAACGACGCCGGTCAGGTGGTCGGGTATTCAGAAACGGGCAAACTCTATACCGAAGGCGCCACCACGGTTAGGGAAGTGCGGGCATTTCTTTGGGATAACGGCGTGATGTACGATCTCGGGGTGCACGACGAATTATACAATTATCCCTTCGTCAAGCCTTTCCCCTTTAGCGAGGCAGTCGCAATCAATAACAAAGGCGAGATAGCTGGTAATTCCCACGCCATCAATAATCACTATCGAGGCTTTTATTTGAAGCCCGTTTTTCCCTAG
- a CDS encoding prephenate dehydrogenase, producing the protein MTDNSLYIPRLAVVGVGLIGGSLALALREAGAVGEVIGIGRGPANLEKALELGIVDRITQDVVEGTREADLVFLATPVCKIGEVASAIMPHLKAGVVLTDGGSVKASVIAEIEPLLRPGVAFVPGHPIAGTEQSGAEAAFATLYRKRRCILTPTARTDAQALDLVRRMWRLAGSEVVVMDAEKHDRVLAAISHLPHMVAYSLVNAVGSYDRYEENILEYSAGGFRDFTRIASSDPTMWRDIALTNREALIEMMERFERFLAELKEDVRQGAGDKLFEFFQRSKDLRDNIL; encoded by the coding sequence GTGACGGACAATTCTCTTTACATTCCCCGTCTGGCGGTGGTCGGCGTCGGACTGATCGGTGGTTCCCTGGCTCTGGCATTGCGCGAGGCGGGGGCGGTGGGTGAAGTCATCGGCATCGGCCGCGGGCCGGCCAATCTGGAGAAAGCCCTGGAACTGGGCATCGTCGATCGCATCACGCAGGATGTGGTCGAGGGCACCCGGGAGGCGGATCTGGTGTTTCTCGCCACGCCGGTGTGCAAGATCGGCGAGGTGGCGTCGGCGATCATGCCGCATCTCAAGGCGGGCGTGGTGCTGACCGACGGCGGCAGCGTCAAGGCAAGCGTGATCGCCGAAATCGAGCCGCTGCTGCGCCCCGGCGTCGCCTTCGTACCGGGGCATCCCATCGCCGGCACCGAACAGAGCGGCGCCGAGGCGGCTTTCGCCACCCTCTATCGCAAGCGGCGCTGCATTCTCACGCCCACGGCGCGCACCGACGCGCAAGCCCTTGATCTGGTGCGGCGCATGTGGCGGCTGGCGGGCAGCGAGGTGGTGGTGATGGATGCGGAAAAACACGACCGGGTTCTGGCCGCCATCAGCCATCTGCCGCACATGGTGGCTTATTCCTTGGTCAACGCTGTGGGTTCCTACGACCGCTACGAGGAAAACATCCTGGAGTATTCCGCCGGCGGTTTTCGCGATTTTACCCGCATCGCCTCCTCTGATCCGACCATGTGGCGCGACATCGCCCTGACCAACCGTGAGGCGCTCATCGAAATGATGGAGCGCTTCGAGCGCTTTTTGGCCGAACTTAAGGAAGATGTGCGCCAAGGTGCGGGCGATAAGCTTTTTGAATTTTTTCAGCGCTCCAAGGACTTGCGCGACAACATCTTGTGA